CTCACCCTCAAAGGCGGCGCACAGGGGGACGGCTACCGTATCGGGTTCGGCACCTGCACCAGCAAAGTGCTGCCCGCGCTTGATGACCCCTACAAACGTTAATTGAATACACCGCCGCCCAGATCGCGGCACGAAGGAGACGACACATGGCCAAGGCATTCGCATCCCAAGGGGACATGACCGAGAAGAAAATCACCTTTGACGAGGTGGGCCGCGATCTGTGGGCTTTCACTGCCGAGGGCGATCCGAATTCGGGCGTCATCATCGGCGACGAAAGCGTGATGATTGTCGAAGCACAAGCCACACCGCGACTGGCGGGCAAGGTCATCGAAAAGGTGCGTGAAGTCACCGACAAGCCCATCACGCACGTGGTCCTGACGCACTATCATGCGGTGCGCGTGCTGGGTGCCTCTGCTTACGGTGCCGATCAGATCATCATGTCCGATGTCGCGCGTGGTATGGTCGAAGAGCGCGGACAGGAAGATTGGGACAGTGAATTCCAACGCTTCCCACGTCTGTTCGAGGGCCATGAGAGCATTCCGGGTCTGACCTATCCGACCACCACATTCAGCGACAGCATGACCGTTTACTTGGGCAAGCGCCGTGTGGATATCAAACACATCGGTCGCGCCCACACGGCTGGTGACGCGGTGATCCATGTCCCGGACGAGAACGTGATGTTCACCGGCGATATCGTCGAGGACCACTCTGCCTGCTATTGTGGTGACGGGTATTTTGGCGATTGGGGCGGCACGCTTGACAACATCGCGGCCTATGACGTTGACGCGATTGCCCCCGGTCGTGGGGGTGCACTGATTGGCAAGGACGCCGTAGCGCGTGCCATCGACAGCACCCGCGACTTTGTCGACAGCACGTATGCACCAGCTGCCAAAGTGGCGGCGCGCGGTGGGTCGCTCAAAGAAGCATGGGATGCGGTACGGGCTTCCTGCGATCCCAAATTCAAAGACTACGCCATCTACGAACACTGCCTGCCCTTCAACGTCTCGCGTGCTTACGACGAGGCCCGCGGCATCCTGCATCCGCGCATCTGGACCGACAAACGCGATCTGGAAATGTGGGCAGAATTGCAGGGTTAAACCACGGTCAGGACAAGGGAGGTTCCGATGGTTGCCGTTCGGTATGAGACGACATTCCAGCTCTATCCATATCAAAAGGTCGCCGCACAAGACGGCCCTGCCCGACGCCATCCGGTTGTGATTATCGGTGGCGGGCCTGTTGGTCTCGGCATCGCGCTCGACCTGGGCCGAATGGGCACGCCGGTTCTGGTGCTGGACGATCACGATGGCGCCGGCACCGGATCAAAAGCGATCTGTTTTGCCAAACGCACCCTCGACATTGCGCACCGTCTGGGCGCGGGGAAAAAGATGGTGGACAAAGGTGTGGTCTGGAATGTGGGCCGTGTTTTTCGCGCCGAAGATCCGTTGTTCGAGTTCAATTTGCTACCTGAAACAGGTCATCGCAACCCTGCGTTCATCAATCTGCAACAACCCTATTTTGAACGCTACCTTGCTGAAAGCATCCGAACCGCGCAGGCCGAAGGAGCCCCGATTGAATTGCGTGGCCGTAATCAGGTCACAGACCTTGAAGATCACGGCGACTACGTCACGCTGACCGTCGATACGCCGGATGGCGCTTACAAGCTTGAGGCTGATTGGCTGATCGCCTGCGATGGGGCACGTTCCCCGACCCGCGATATGCTTGGCCTCGATTTCGAGGGGCGGGTTTTTGAGGATAACTTCCTGATTGCCGATGTGCGGATGAAAGCAGACTTCCCGACAGAGCGTTGGTTCTGGTTCGAGCCGCCCTTTGAAGGCGCTGGCCAGTCCGCGTTGCTTCACAAACAGCCCGACGACATCTGGCGCATCGACTTTCAACTGGGCTGGGATATCGACCGCAAGGCGGAGCTCGACCCCGCCAAAATCCGTGCCCGTGTGGACGCGATGCTGTCCAGCCAGACAGGAACCGTGCCGGACTATGAACTTGTCTGGACGTCGATTTATACTTTCCAATGTCGGCGCATGCGCGATTTCCGCCATGGTCGCATCTTCTTTGCGGGAGACAGCGCGCATCAGGTGTCCCCCTTTGGCGCACGCGGTGCGAATTCTGGTATGCAGGACGCCGAAAATCTCAGCTGGAAACTGGACGCTGTACTCAAAGGCCTCGCACCCGAAGGGTTGCTGGACACCTATGCGCATGAACGCGGGTATGGCGCGGACGAAAATATCCTCAACTCCTCTCGTGCCACCGATTTCATGACGCCTAAAACCGACATCTCCAAGGTGTTTCGTAACGCCGTGCTGGACCTTGCTGGCAAACACGCATTTGCGCGGCCTTTGGTAAATTCCGGCAGGCTGTCCGTCCCGTGCGTCTACGACGACTTTCCGTTGTTCGGCGAGGATGATCTGCAAGGTCCGGTCGCGTCCCGCCCAGGCGCTGCCTGCCCCGATGCCCCTGTGGATGACGGCTTTTTGCTGGATCATCTGACAGGGCGTTTTCAGATCCTTGCCATTGGCGGCACCGCACCAGATCCGATTCACGTCGCGGGTTTCGACCTTAATGTGGTGCATATCGCTGAACCGTCAGAGAACCTGCGCGCGCGATATCTGGGGGACGCGGCGTCGGCGATCTATCTGATCCGCCCGGATCAACATGTGGTCGCCCGCTGGAAACAGCTTGACGCGACCAAGATCACGGTCGCTGTGCACAACGCGATAGGAAAGGGATGATCCGATGCCACTGATCCTCACACCGAACATCCCTGATCCTGACGGGTTCTACGACGAACTGCTCGCCGCACACACCGGGCTAAGCAAGGATGAAAGCGATGCGTTGAACGCCCGCCTGATCCTGACGCTTGCCAACCATATCGGTGATCGAGAGGTCCTGCGCGCCGCCTTGGGTGCCGCCAAAGCGTAATCCCCTATCCCATTTATCGGTTTTTCTGTTGGCGCATCAGCGTTGAGATGCAACTCTGTCAGAGAAACGCAGAGATCGCGAGGGGGATGACCCATGAAGCTCTTTATCGCCGGACTGGCCACCGAAACCAATTCGTTCTCACCCATCCCCACCGGCACCCTTGCGTTTGAAGACGCCTATGTTGGCAAAAACGCAACGCAGGAACCACCAAACCTCTTCTCGGCACCTATGCACGAATGGCGCCATATGGCCGAAGCTGAAGGCTGGTCAGTGACCGAAGGGTTGTGTGCCTTTGCCCAACCCGCCGGTCCGACAATCCGCAGCACATACGAGAGCTTTCGGGACGATATTCTGGCAGACTTGAAAGCAGCAAAACCCGACATCGTATTGCTCACCATGCACGGTGCCATGATCGCCGAAGGCTATGACGATTGCGAAGGTGATCTGCTGACCCATGTCCGCGATATTGTCGGACCGGATGTGACAGTCGGGCTGGAGATTGATCCGCATAACCATCTGACCGACGCGATGTTGTCGGCGGCGAACCTGATTGTCAGCTACAAGGAATACCCCCACACCGACGGGCCCGACCGTGCGCGCGAACTGTTTACGCTCGCCGCAGACACCGCAGCCGGAAAGATCAATCCGGTGATGCGCGACTACGATTGCCGGATGATCGCCATGTTCCACACCTCCCGCTCTCCTATGCGAGAGTTCGTTGACGATATGATGGCGCGTGAGGGATCGGAGGGTATCCTGTCGCTGTCGCTCAGCCACGGTTTCCCTTGGGGAGATTGCGCACGCGTCGGTGCGCGGATGCTGGCGATCACCGATGGCGATGCGGACAAGGCGTCAGCCGTTGCACAGGAATTTGGTAAACGGCTCTGGGACAACCGCGAGAGCTTTCGCCCCGATTGGCCAAGTATTTCGGAAGCACTGGATAAGGTGCAGACAGGCACGGACAAGCCTCTGGTGTTGGCTGATTTTGCGGATAATGCCGGTGGCGGTGCACCTGCCGATTCAACTTTTGTCCTGCAACAGGTGCTGGACCGTGGCATGCGTAATGTTGCGCTGGGCATCTTTTGGGATCCGGTACTGGTCCGGATGTGTCAGGATGTTGGTGTTGGTGGCACGATGCGGGTGCGACTGGGCGGCAAGGTCGATGTCTGTTCTGGCGATCCGGTAGACCTGACTGTCACAATTCGCGGGATCAAGACTGGCATGCATCAAATGATGGGGGCCACCGCGATGCCGATGGGCACGGGTGTCTGGCTGGAGGCAGACGGTGTGCATATGGTGCTGAGCGACAAACGCACACAGGCCTTTCACCCCGATGCCTTTAAAGAGCTGGGATTGGACCTTGGAAGCCTTGACGCGGTGATCGTCAAATCATCGCAACACTTCTACGCGGGTTTCGCGCCCATCGCGTCCGACGTCATTTACATCAACGGACCCGGTGCGATCACACCGGACTATGCGAACATCCCCTACACCAAGCGGGACGGAAATTTTTGGCCCAAAGTTGAGAACCCGTTCTGATTAACCACGCTCGAACAATCGTTCCGCCATAACGCCAACACGGGCTTCGACCGCTTCGCAGGCATCCAGAATAAGGTCCTCCCGGAACCGCCGCCCAACGATCTGCACGCCGACAGGCAGACCGTCATTGTAGTTGGCCGGCACATTTCCCGCAGGTAGCCCCATAAAGTTCATCGCAAAGGAATAGAACCCTTTCAACATGATCTCTTCTGCCCCCTCGCGCCCTTCATAGTCGCGCGCATGGGCATAGGTCGGGGACAGCAGAAAGGGCGTTAGCACCAAAGGTGTTTCGGCCAATAACCCCAGCCATTGCCGCACATACATTGCGCGCTTCGCATAGGCGGTCAGCAGCGCATCGCCCTCATAGGGTGGCGCAATGTCAAAGCAGTGGTCAAAATACGTGTTGAACTCCGGCGAGCCATGCTCACGCATCACCGCCAACATCATTGCCTTGGTCTCTCCGAACAGCGTACGCGTACCCTCTGTCCCGATCTCGAAGACATCCGGCGTCTTGATTTCTTCGACCAGATAACCGGCATCTTTCAGCGCCTCGGCAGCATTGGTCAGCGCTTGGTCAACAGCCGGGTCCATGTCAAAGCCATAGGTCTCGCGGGTGATCCCCACCTTGATCGGCCCTTCCACCTGTGGACCTTCCCAGGGCATCGGCACCTGCCAAGGATCGGTTGGAGAATAGCCAATGGCCGATTTCATCGCGAGACGGACGTCACGCACTTCACGGCAGATCACACCCTGTACGGATGAAATTTGCGCCAGAATTCCACGCTCGGCCACC
The Sulfitobacter noctilucicola genome window above contains:
- a CDS encoding MBL fold metallo-hydrolase, with translation MAKAFASQGDMTEKKITFDEVGRDLWAFTAEGDPNSGVIIGDESVMIVEAQATPRLAGKVIEKVREVTDKPITHVVLTHYHAVRVLGASAYGADQIIMSDVARGMVEERGQEDWDSEFQRFPRLFEGHESIPGLTYPTTTFSDSMTVYLGKRRVDIKHIGRAHTAGDAVIHVPDENVMFTGDIVEDHSACYCGDGYFGDWGGTLDNIAAYDVDAIAPGRGGALIGKDAVARAIDSTRDFVDSTYAPAAKVAARGGSLKEAWDAVRASCDPKFKDYAIYEHCLPFNVSRAYDEARGILHPRIWTDKRDLEMWAELQG
- a CDS encoding FAD-dependent oxidoreductase, which gives rise to MVAVRYETTFQLYPYQKVAAQDGPARRHPVVIIGGGPVGLGIALDLGRMGTPVLVLDDHDGAGTGSKAICFAKRTLDIAHRLGAGKKMVDKGVVWNVGRVFRAEDPLFEFNLLPETGHRNPAFINLQQPYFERYLAESIRTAQAEGAPIELRGRNQVTDLEDHGDYVTLTVDTPDGAYKLEADWLIACDGARSPTRDMLGLDFEGRVFEDNFLIADVRMKADFPTERWFWFEPPFEGAGQSALLHKQPDDIWRIDFQLGWDIDRKAELDPAKIRARVDAMLSSQTGTVPDYELVWTSIYTFQCRRMRDFRHGRIFFAGDSAHQVSPFGARGANSGMQDAENLSWKLDAVLKGLAPEGLLDTYAHERGYGADENILNSSRATDFMTPKTDISKVFRNAVLDLAGKHAFARPLVNSGRLSVPCVYDDFPLFGEDDLQGPVASRPGAACPDAPVDDGFLLDHLTGRFQILAIGGTAPDPIHVAGFDLNVVHIAEPSENLRARYLGDAASAIYLIRPDQHVVARWKQLDATKITVAVHNAIGKG
- a CDS encoding DUF2783 domain-containing protein, encoding MPLILTPNIPDPDGFYDELLAAHTGLSKDESDALNARLILTLANHIGDREVLRAALGAAKA
- a CDS encoding M81 family metallopeptidase, producing the protein MKLFIAGLATETNSFSPIPTGTLAFEDAYVGKNATQEPPNLFSAPMHEWRHMAEAEGWSVTEGLCAFAQPAGPTIRSTYESFRDDILADLKAAKPDIVLLTMHGAMIAEGYDDCEGDLLTHVRDIVGPDVTVGLEIDPHNHLTDAMLSAANLIVSYKEYPHTDGPDRARELFTLAADTAAGKINPVMRDYDCRMIAMFHTSRSPMREFVDDMMAREGSEGILSLSLSHGFPWGDCARVGARMLAITDGDADKASAVAQEFGKRLWDNRESFRPDWPSISEALDKVQTGTDKPLVLADFADNAGGGAPADSTFVLQQVLDRGMRNVALGIFWDPVLVRMCQDVGVGGTMRVRLGGKVDVCSGDPVDLTVTIRGIKTGMHQMMGATAMPMGTGVWLEADGVHMVLSDKRTQAFHPDAFKELGLDLGSLDAVIVKSSQHFYAGFAPIASDVIYINGPGAITPDYANIPYTKRDGNFWPKVENPF
- a CDS encoding amidase family protein, with protein sequence MADSDIWKLSACDQAERIAAGDMSAREAVGASIDRMQDRNPAMNAVVDDLSEQALAQAAKLDGRFAKSGPVGPLHGVPVTIKENIDQEGRATPNGVAGFKDLIGPADSPFVTNLKNAGAVVIGRTNTPEFSFRGTTDNPLHGRTFNPWNDWASAGGSSGGASSAVMSGMGAIAHGNDIGGSLRFPATCTGAATVKPGLGRTPAYNPSQVAERGILAQISSVQGVICREVRDVRLAMKSAIGYSPTDPWQVPMPWEGPQVEGPIKVGITRETYGFDMDPAVDQALTNAAEALKDAGYLVEEIKTPDVFEIGTEGTRTLFGETKAMMLAVMREHGSPEFNTYFDHCFDIAPPYEGDALLTAYAKRAMYVRQWLGLLAETPLVLTPFLLSPTYAHARDYEGREGAEEIMLKGFYSFAMNFMGLPAGNVPANYNDGLPVGVQIVGRRFREDLILDACEAVEARVGVMAERLFERG